Proteins from a genomic interval of Pseudomonas silesiensis:
- the rapA gene encoding RNA polymerase-associated protein RapA, giving the protein MAQQYQPGQRWISDSEAELGLGTVLAQDGRLLTVLYPATGDTRQYALRNAPLTRVRFSPGDSITHFEGWKLTVQEVDDVDGLLVYHGLNAQNEVVTLPETQLSNFIQFRLASDRLFAGQIDPLPWFSLRYHTLEHTSRQLQSSLWGLGGVRAQPIAHQLHIAREVADRIAPRVLLADEVGLGKTIEAGLVIHRQLLSGRANRVLILVPENLQHQWLVEMRRRFNLQVALFDEERFIESDASNPFEDTQLALVALEWLVEDEKAQDALFAAGWDLMVVDEAHHLVWHEDKASPEYTLVEQLAETIPGVLLLTATPEQLGQDSHFARLRLLDPNRFHDLQAFRAESENYRPVAEAVQELLDKGRLSPEAHKTIHGFLGNEGEALLTAVNDGDTEAAARLVRELLDRHGTGRVLFRNTRAAVQGFPERKLHPYPLPCPDEYLELPLGDHAELYPEVSFQALPDANEEERWWKFDPRVEWLIDTLKMLKRTKVLVICAHAETAMDLEDALRVRSGIPATVFHEGMNILERDRAAAYFADEEFGAQVLICSEIGSEGRNFQFSHHLVLFDLPSHPDLLEQRIGRLDRIGQKHIIEVHVPYLETSPQERLFQWYHEALNAFLNTCPTGNALQHQFGPRLLPLLENADDGEWQALIDEARAERERLEAELHTGRDRLLELNSGGAGEGDALVEDILEQDDQFTLPIYMETLFDAFGIDSEDHSENALILKPSEKMLDASFPLGDDEGVTITYDRNQALSREDMQFITWEHPMVQGGMDLVLAGSMGNTAVALIKNKALKPGTVLLELLYVSEVVAPRSLQLGRYLPPAALRCLLDPNGNDLSARVSFETLNDQLESVPRASANKFIQAQRDQLTPRINAGEEKIFPRHAERVAEAQRRLAADTDEELARLTALQAVNPTVRDSELIALRKQREQGLAMLDKAALRLEAIRVLVAG; this is encoded by the coding sequence ATGGCGCAGCAGTATCAACCGGGGCAACGCTGGATCAGTGACAGCGAAGCCGAGCTGGGTTTAGGCACCGTTCTGGCACAGGACGGCCGCTTGTTGACCGTGCTCTATCCGGCCACTGGCGACACTCGCCAGTACGCGCTACGGAATGCGCCGCTCACGCGTGTGCGGTTTTCGCCGGGCGATTCGATCACTCACTTCGAAGGCTGGAAGCTGACCGTACAGGAAGTCGACGACGTCGACGGCCTGCTGGTCTACCACGGCCTCAATGCACAGAACGAAGTGGTCACCCTGCCGGAAACCCAGCTGTCGAACTTCATCCAGTTCCGTCTGGCCAGTGACCGCCTGTTTGCCGGGCAAATCGATCCGCTGCCCTGGTTCTCCCTGCGTTATCACACCCTGGAACACACCAGCCGCCAATTGCAGTCCTCGCTGTGGGGCCTGGGCGGCGTGCGTGCGCAACCGATCGCGCACCAGTTGCACATCGCCCGTGAAGTCGCCGACCGCATTGCGCCGCGGGTGTTGCTGGCGGATGAAGTGGGCCTGGGCAAGACCATCGAAGCCGGCCTGGTGATCCATCGCCAACTGCTCTCAGGTCGCGCCAACCGTGTACTGATCCTGGTCCCGGAAAACCTGCAGCACCAATGGCTGGTGGAGATGCGCCGCCGCTTCAACCTGCAAGTCGCGCTGTTCGACGAAGAACGCTTCATCGAAAGCGATGCCTCCAACCCGTTCGAAGACACCCAGCTCGCGCTGGTTGCACTGGAGTGGCTGGTGGAAGACGAGAAGGCCCAGGACGCGCTGTTCGCCGCCGGCTGGGACCTGATGGTGGTCGACGAAGCCCACCACCTGGTGTGGCACGAAGACAAGGCCAGCCCCGAATACACCCTGGTCGAGCAGCTTGCCGAAACGATCCCGGGTGTATTGCTGCTGACCGCAACCCCGGAACAACTGGGCCAGGACAGCCACTTTGCCCGTCTGCGCCTGCTCGACCCGAACCGTTTCCATGACCTGCAGGCCTTCCGCGCCGAGAGCGAAAACTATCGCCCGGTGGCCGAGGCCGTTCAGGAACTGCTGGACAAAGGGCGCCTGTCGCCTGAAGCGCACAAGACCATTCACGGCTTCCTCGGCAATGAAGGCGAAGCCCTGCTGACCGCGGTCAACGATGGCGACACCGAAGCCGCCGCCCGTCTGGTCCGCGAACTGCTGGACCGCCACGGCACCGGCCGCGTGCTGTTTCGCAACACCCGCGCCGCCGTGCAGGGTTTCCCGGAACGCAAACTGCACCCGTACCCGCTGCCGTGCCCGGACGAATACCTCGAACTGCCCCTGGGCGATCACGCCGAGCTGTACCCGGAAGTCAGCTTCCAGGCCCTGCCGGACGCCAACGAAGAAGAGCGCTGGTGGAAATTCGACCCGCGCGTCGAATGGCTGATCGACACCCTGAAGATGCTCAAGCGCACCAAAGTACTGGTGATCTGCGCCCACGCCGAAACCGCCATGGACCTGGAAGACGCCCTGCGCGTGCGTTCCGGCATTCCGGCCACGGTGTTCCATGAAGGCATGAACATCCTCGAGCGTGACCGCGCCGCCGCCTACTTCGCCGATGAAGAGTTTGGCGCGCAAGTGCTGATCTGCTCGGAAATCGGCAGTGAAGGTCGCAACTTCCAGTTCTCGCACCATTTGGTGCTGTTCGACCTGCCTTCCCACCCGGACTTGCTGGAACAGCGGATCGGGCGTCTGGACCGGATCGGCCAGAAGCACATCATCGAAGTGCACGTGCCCTACCTGGAAACCAGCCCCCAAGAGCGGCTGTTCCAGTGGTATCACGAAGCGCTGAATGCCTTCCTCAACACCTGCCCGACCGGCAACGCCTTGCAGCATCAGTTCGGCCCGCGCCTGCTGCCGCTGCTGGAAAACGCCGACGACGGTGAGTGGCAAGCCCTGATCGACGAAGCCCGCGCCGAGCGTGAGCGCCTGGAAGCCGAGCTGCACACCGGCCGTGACCGCTTGCTGGAGCTCAATTCCGGCGGCGCCGGCGAAGGCGATGCGCTGGTGGAGGACATCCTCGAGCAAGATGACCAGTTCACCCTGCCGATCTATATGGAAACCCTGTTCGACGCCTTCGGTATCGACAGCGAAGACCACTCGGAAAACGCCCTGATCCTCAAGCCGAGCGAAAAAATGCTCGACGCCAGCTTCCCGCTGGGCGACGACGAAGGCGTCACCATCACCTACGACCGTAACCAGGCGCTGTCTCGCGAAGACATGCAGTTCATCACCTGGGAACACCCGATGGTTCAGGGCGGCATGGACCTGGTGCTGGCCGGCTCCATGGGCAACACCGCCGTGGCGCTGATCAAGAACAAGGCGCTCAAACCCGGCACCGTGTTGCTCGAACTGCTCTATGTCAGCGAAGTGGTTGCCCCGCGCTCGCTGCAACTGGGCCGTTACCTGCCCCCGGCCGCCCTGCGCTGCCTGCTTGATCCCAATGGCAACGACTTGTCGGCCCGGGTCTCGTTCGAGACGCTCAACGACCAGCTCGAAAGCGTGCCTCGCGCCAGCGCCAACAAGTTCATCCAGGCCCAGCGCGATCAACTGACGCCACGGATCAACGCCGGCGAAGAGAAGATCTTCCCGCGTCACGCCGAGCGTGTTGCCGAAGCGCAGCGACGCCTGGCCGCCGACACCGACGAAGAACTGGCGCGCCTGACCGCGTTGCAAGCAGTCAACCCGACCGTGCGCGACAGCGAGCTGATTGCCCTGCGCAAACAGCGTGAGCAAGGTTTGGCCATGCTGGACAAGGCGGCGTTGCGACTGGAAGCGATCCGGGTGTTGGTGGCGGGTTAA
- a CDS encoding branched-chain amino acid ABC transporter substrate-binding protein, with amino-acid sequence MTKATKQISKLFAAMVLAGVASHSFAADTIKIGIAGPKTGPVAQYGDMQFSGAKMAIEQINAKGGVDGKQLQAVEYDDACDPKQAVAVANKVVNDGVKFVVGHLCSSSTQPASDIYEDEGVIMITPAATSPDITSRGYKMVFRTIGLDSAQGPAAGNYIADFVKPKIVAVLHDKQQYGEGIATAVKQTLEKKGTKVAVFEGINAGDKDFSSMISKLKQANVDFVYYGGYHPELGLILRQASEKGLKAKFMGPEGVGNDSISQIAKDASEGLLVTLPKSFDQDPANIALADAFKAKKEDPSGPFVFPSYSAVTVIADAIKTAKSEDTAKVADAIHKGTFKTPTGDLSFDDKGDLKDFKFVVYEWHFGKPKTEVKPQ; translated from the coding sequence ATGACAAAGGCTACTAAGCAGATTTCCAAACTGTTTGCCGCTATGGTTCTGGCCGGGGTGGCCAGCCATTCGTTCGCAGCCGACACCATCAAGATCGGCATCGCCGGCCCCAAGACCGGCCCTGTAGCCCAATACGGCGACATGCAATTCAGTGGCGCCAAAATGGCCATCGAACAGATCAACGCCAAAGGCGGCGTAGACGGCAAGCAACTTCAAGCCGTTGAATACGATGACGCCTGTGATCCAAAACAAGCGGTAGCGGTTGCGAACAAAGTCGTCAACGACGGCGTCAAGTTCGTGGTCGGTCACCTGTGCTCCAGCTCCACCCAACCGGCTTCGGACATCTACGAAGACGAAGGCGTGATCATGATCACCCCGGCTGCCACCAGCCCGGACATCACTTCCCGTGGTTACAAAATGGTGTTCCGCACCATCGGTCTGGACAGCGCCCAGGGCCCTGCCGCCGGTAACTACATCGCCGATTTCGTGAAACCGAAGATCGTTGCCGTTCTGCACGACAAACAGCAGTACGGTGAAGGCATCGCCACCGCCGTTAAACAAACCCTCGAGAAGAAAGGCACCAAGGTTGCCGTGTTCGAAGGCATCAACGCCGGCGACAAAGACTTCTCGTCGATGATCTCCAAGCTCAAGCAAGCCAACGTCGACTTCGTCTACTACGGCGGCTACCACCCGGAGCTGGGCCTGATCCTGCGTCAAGCCAGTGAAAAAGGCCTGAAAGCCAAATTCATGGGTCCGGAAGGCGTGGGTAACGACTCGATTTCGCAGATCGCCAAGGACGCTTCCGAAGGCCTGCTGGTGACCCTGCCGAAGTCCTTCGACCAGGATCCGGCCAACATCGCCCTGGCTGATGCGTTCAAAGCCAAGAAAGAAGACCCGAGCGGTCCGTTCGTGTTCCCGTCCTACTCGGCTGTGACCGTCATCGCTGACGCCATCAAGACCGCCAAGTCCGAAGACACTGCCAAAGTGGCTGACGCCATCCACAAAGGCACCTTCAAGACGCCGACCGGCGACCTGAGCTTCGACGACAAGGGCGACCTGAAAGACTTCAAGTTCGTGGTCTACGAGTGGCACTTCGGCAAACCGAAAACTGAAGTCAAGCCTCAGTAA
- a CDS encoding high-affinity branched-chain amino acid ABC transporter permease LivM has product MTRNLKQALFSALLVWAVAYPVLGLKLTIVGINLEVHGTSDATLITIAVCSVLMFLRVLFDQQISSAWRSSPSMPLIPAKASNFLTLPTTQRWIIIALIAGALVWPFFGSRGAVDIATLVLIYVMLGLGLNIVVGLAGLLDLGYVGFYAVGAYSYALLSHYYGLSFWICLPIAGLMAATFGFLLGFPVLRLRGDYLAIVTLGFGEIIRLFLRNLTGLTGGPNGISNIEKPTFFGLTFERKAAEGMQTFHEYFGLAYNSINKVIFLYLVALFLALAALFVINRLLRMPLGRAWEALREDEIACRALGLNPTVIKLSAFTLGASFAGFAGSFFAARQGLVTPESFTFIESAIILAIVVLGGMGSQLGVILAAVVMILLPEMMREFSEYRMLMFGALMVLMMIWRPQGLLPMQRPHMELRK; this is encoded by the coding sequence ATGACTAGGAATCTTAAACAGGCGTTGTTCAGCGCCTTGCTGGTGTGGGCCGTCGCCTACCCGGTACTCGGTCTGAAATTGACCATCGTCGGCATCAACCTCGAAGTCCATGGCACCAGTGACGCCACACTGATCACCATCGCCGTGTGCTCGGTATTGATGTTCCTGCGGGTGCTGTTCGACCAGCAGATCAGCTCGGCCTGGCGTTCCTCGCCCAGCATGCCGCTGATTCCGGCCAAGGCCAGTAACTTCCTGACCCTGCCGACCACCCAGCGCTGGATCATCATCGCGTTGATCGCCGGCGCCCTGGTCTGGCCGTTCTTCGGCTCTCGCGGGGCGGTGGATATCGCCACCCTGGTGCTGATCTACGTGATGCTCGGCCTCGGCCTGAACATCGTGGTCGGCCTGGCCGGTCTGCTCGACCTGGGTTACGTGGGCTTCTATGCCGTCGGCGCCTACAGTTATGCGTTGCTGTCGCATTACTACGGCCTGAGCTTCTGGATCTGCCTGCCGATCGCCGGCCTGATGGCGGCCACCTTCGGCTTCCTGCTCGGTTTCCCCGTATTGCGTCTGCGCGGTGACTACCTGGCGATCGTGACCCTGGGCTTCGGTGAAATCATCCGGCTGTTCCTGCGTAACCTGACCGGCCTCACCGGTGGCCCGAACGGCATCAGCAACATCGAGAAGCCAACGTTCTTCGGCCTGACCTTCGAGCGTAAGGCGGCTGAAGGGATGCAGACCTTCCACGAGTACTTCGGCCTGGCCTACAACTCGATCAACAAGGTGATTTTCCTGTACCTGGTTGCGTTGTTCCTCGCGCTGGCGGCACTGTTCGTCATCAACCGCCTGCTGCGCATGCCTTTGGGTCGTGCCTGGGAAGCGTTGCGTGAAGATGAAATCGCCTGCCGTGCGCTGGGTCTCAACCCTACGGTGATCAAGCTGTCGGCCTTCACCCTGGGCGCCAGCTTCGCCGGTTTCGCCGGCAGCTTCTTCGCTGCGCGCCAGGGCCTGGTAACGCCGGAGTCCTTCACCTTCATCGAGTCGGCGATCATTCTCGCCATCGTGGTGTTGGGTGGCATGGGCTCGCAACTGGGCGTGATCCTGGCCGCCGTGGTGATGATCCTGTTGCCTGAAATGATGCGTGAGTTCAGTGAGTACCGCATGTTGATGTTCGGCGCCTTGATGGTGCTGATGATGATCTGGCGTCCTCAAGGCCTGCTGCCCATGCAACGTCCTCACATGGAGCTGCGCAAATGA
- the livG gene encoding high-affinity branched-chain amino acid ABC transporter ATP-binding protein LivG — MSREILKVENLSMRFGGLLAVNGVALTVKEKQVVALIGPNGAGKTTVFNCLTGFYKPSGGSILLDGQAIEGLPGHKIALKGVVRTFQNVRLFKDMTAVENLLIAQHRHLNTNFLAGLFKTPGFRKSEREAMEFAEYWLDKVNLTAFANRPAGTLAYGQQRRLEIARCMMTRPRILMLDEPAAGLNPKETEDLKALISMLREEHNVTVLLIEHDMKLVMSISDHIVVINQGTPLADGTPQQIRDNPEVIKAYLGEA; from the coding sequence ATGAGCCGCGAAATCCTCAAAGTCGAAAATCTGAGCATGCGCTTCGGCGGCTTGCTGGCGGTCAACGGCGTGGCCCTGACCGTGAAGGAAAAACAGGTGGTGGCGCTGATCGGCCCTAACGGCGCCGGCAAGACCACTGTCTTCAACTGCCTGACCGGTTTCTACAAGCCCAGTGGCGGCAGCATCCTGCTGGACGGTCAAGCGATCGAAGGCTTGCCCGGCCACAAGATCGCGCTCAAAGGCGTGGTGCGCACCTTCCAGAACGTGCGGTTGTTCAAGGACATGACGGCGGTCGAGAACCTGTTGATCGCCCAGCACCGTCACTTGAACACCAACTTCCTGGCCGGTCTGTTCAAAACCCCGGGGTTCCGCAAGAGCGAGCGCGAGGCCATGGAGTTCGCCGAGTACTGGCTGGACAAGGTCAACCTCACGGCGTTTGCCAACCGGCCGGCCGGCACCCTGGCCTACGGTCAGCAACGTCGTCTGGAAATCGCTCGCTGCATGATGACCCGTCCGCGGATCCTCATGCTCGACGAACCGGCCGCCGGCCTGAACCCGAAGGAAACCGAGGACCTCAAGGCGCTGATCAGCATGCTGCGTGAAGAGCACAACGTCACCGTGCTGCTGATCGAACACGACATGAAACTGGTCATGAGCATTTCCGACCACATCGTCGTGATCAACCAGGGCACCCCCCTGGCTGACGGCACGCCGCAACAGATCCGCGACAATCCTGAAGTGATCAAAGCCTACCTGGGGGAAGCGTAA
- the ccoM gene encoding cytochrome c oxidase subunit CcoM, whose protein sequence is MFLDNVVIAGVLTVGLMVLFFAGFGFFIWKDSHKRKP, encoded by the coding sequence ATGTTCCTCGACAATGTGGTGATCGCCGGAGTGCTGACAGTCGGCCTCATGGTTCTGTTTTTTGCAGGGTTTGGATTTTTTATCTGGAAGGACTCGCATAAGCGCAAGCCGTAG
- a CDS encoding NAD(P)-dependent oxidoreductase: protein MMATLPPLGFAGIGLMGLPLCRRLLAAGYPLTVWNRNPAKCAPLVEAGARQVATPAELCKHADVVMLCLADTAVVRKVVFGAAGVAQGAKSGQLLVDFSSLEPAATREMAAALSSETGMSWLDAPVSGGVVGAEAGSLAIMVGGDATDLERVRPLLHSLGQRVTHMGAVGAGQVTKACNQMIVACNALVIAEVVALAERSGVDARLIAEALAGGFADSRPLQILAPQMAESRFEPVKWHVRTLLKDLDSAVQFSREQGSATPISGLAAQLMRLHGSQGFLEKDPSTLVQLYREPGSEG, encoded by the coding sequence ATAATGGCAACACTACCGCCGCTTGGATTCGCTGGGATCGGCCTGATGGGCTTGCCCCTGTGTCGGCGCCTGCTGGCCGCGGGTTATCCGCTGACCGTGTGGAATCGCAATCCGGCCAAGTGCGCGCCGCTGGTCGAGGCTGGCGCACGACAGGTCGCCACGCCTGCCGAGTTGTGCAAGCACGCGGACGTGGTGATGTTATGCCTGGCGGACACTGCAGTGGTGCGCAAGGTGGTGTTTGGCGCCGCAGGCGTGGCGCAGGGTGCGAAAAGTGGCCAATTGCTGGTGGATTTTTCCAGCCTGGAACCGGCCGCCACGCGGGAAATGGCGGCAGCGCTGTCCAGCGAGACCGGCATGAGCTGGCTGGACGCCCCGGTTTCCGGTGGCGTGGTCGGTGCGGAAGCCGGCAGCCTGGCGATCATGGTCGGTGGCGATGCGACGGATCTGGAGCGCGTCAGGCCATTGCTCCATAGCCTCGGTCAGCGCGTGACCCACATGGGCGCCGTCGGGGCGGGGCAGGTGACCAAGGCGTGCAATCAGATGATTGTCGCCTGCAATGCGCTGGTGATCGCCGAAGTGGTGGCGTTGGCCGAGCGTTCCGGCGTCGATGCCCGCCTGATCGCCGAAGCCCTGGCCGGCGGTTTCGCTGACTCCAGGCCGTTGCAGATACTCGCCCCGCAAATGGCCGAGAGTCGTTTCGAACCGGTGAAATGGCACGTTCGCACGCTGCTCAAGGACCTCGACTCCGCCGTGCAGTTTTCTCGCGAACAGGGTTCGGCCACGCCCATCAGCGGCTTGGCCGCACAACTGATGCGCCTGCATGGGAGCCAGGGCTTTCTGGAAAAGGATCCGTCAACGCTGGTGCAGTTGTACCGTGAGCCAGGCTCGGAGGGCTGA
- the livH gene encoding high-affinity branched-chain amino acid ABC transporter permease LivH, which produces MPDIYHFFQQLVNGLTIGSTYALIAIGYTMVYGIIGMINFAHGEVYMIGSYVAFIAIAGLAMMGLDSVPLLMTAAFIATIVVTSAYGYSIERIAYRPLRGSNRLIPLISAIGMSIFLQNTVLLAQDSKDKSIPNLIPGNFSFGPGGAQEVLISYMQIVVFVVTFVAMLGLTMFISRSRLGRACRACAEDIKMANLLGINTNNIIALTFVIGAALAAIAAVLLSMQYGVINPNAGFLVGLKAFTAAVLGGIGSIPGAMLGGIVLGVAEAFGADIFGDQYKDVVAFGLLVLVLLFRPTGLLGRPEVEKV; this is translated from the coding sequence ATGCCTGACATCTATCACTTTTTCCAACAGCTGGTTAATGGTCTGACCATTGGCAGCACGTATGCCCTGATCGCCATCGGCTATACGATGGTTTACGGCATCATTGGAATGATCAACTTCGCCCACGGCGAGGTGTACATGATCGGTTCGTACGTGGCGTTCATCGCCATCGCCGGGCTGGCCATGATGGGACTCGACAGTGTTCCGCTGTTGATGACCGCCGCTTTCATCGCGACCATCGTCGTCACCAGTGCCTACGGCTACAGCATCGAACGGATCGCCTACCGCCCCCTGCGCGGCAGCAACCGTCTGATCCCGCTGATTTCCGCCATCGGCATGTCGATCTTCCTGCAGAACACGGTTCTGCTGGCGCAAGACTCCAAGGACAAATCCATCCCCAACCTGATCCCCGGAAACTTTTCTTTCGGGCCAGGTGGCGCACAAGAAGTGCTGATTTCCTACATGCAAATCGTGGTGTTCGTGGTGACGTTCGTCGCCATGCTTGGCCTGACGATGTTCATCTCCCGCTCTCGCCTGGGTCGCGCCTGCCGCGCCTGCGCCGAAGACATCAAGATGGCCAACCTCCTGGGCATCAACACCAACAACATCATCGCCCTGACCTTCGTCATTGGTGCCGCACTGGCCGCCATCGCCGCCGTGTTGCTGAGCATGCAATACGGCGTGATCAACCCGAACGCCGGTTTCCTCGTCGGCCTCAAGGCCTTCACCGCTGCGGTACTGGGCGGTATCGGCAGTATTCCCGGCGCCATGCTCGGCGGGATAGTGCTGGGGGTGGCGGAAGCTTTCGGTGCCGATATCTTCGGCGACCAGTACAAGGACGTCGTGGCGTTCGGCCTGCTGGTTCTGGTGTTGTTGTTCCGGCCAACCGGCCTGTTGGGCCGTCCGGAGGTTGAGAAAGTATGA
- a CDS encoding IS110 family transposase, producing the protein MAMPVSVLMPIVGVDVAKNELVIFQAELDLLETIPNNKTAIKQWLKGLPGAVEVAIESTNIYHLEFADLAHEAGCTIYMVDGYELSHYRKGVKIRAKTDALDAKLLARYLKNEHEELHPWIPPSPLYRRLLSLFRRRSALVQARVGLVQSWSNEPLLKTAFAAQVASMQKLEVLVEKMINDHLKEAGLLAQLKRCMKVEGIGFLTGARLIAAFQRGDFRNADAFIAFLGMDLRVSKSGQKDGRRSLTKRGDPEARRLLHNAAMSASRTSTWNGFYQEQRDRGFSTTQALVILARKLARIVFALLKGQSEYQPKAG; encoded by the coding sequence ATGGCAATGCCAGTTTCTGTCCTGATGCCAATCGTTGGCGTCGATGTCGCCAAGAATGAGTTGGTGATCTTTCAAGCTGAGCTGGATCTGCTTGAGACGATTCCCAACAACAAGACGGCGATCAAGCAATGGCTGAAGGGCTTGCCAGGGGCTGTCGAAGTCGCCATTGAGTCCACCAATATCTATCACTTAGAGTTTGCCGATCTGGCCCATGAGGCCGGCTGCACGATCTACATGGTGGATGGCTATGAGCTGAGCCATTACCGCAAAGGCGTGAAAATTCGTGCGAAGACCGATGCGCTGGATGCCAAATTGCTCGCTCGCTACCTGAAGAACGAACACGAAGAGTTGCATCCATGGATCCCGCCTTCCCCCCTGTATCGCAGGCTTTTGAGTCTTTTTCGCCGTCGTTCTGCATTGGTTCAGGCCCGAGTTGGCTTGGTGCAAAGCTGGTCGAATGAACCGCTCCTCAAAACAGCCTTTGCCGCGCAAGTAGCATCAATGCAGAAGCTTGAGGTGCTGGTTGAAAAGATGATCAATGATCACTTGAAAGAGGCTGGCTTACTCGCTCAGTTAAAGCGCTGCATGAAAGTTGAAGGGATCGGATTTCTGACGGGCGCTCGCCTGATCGCGGCATTTCAACGAGGCGACTTCAGAAACGCGGACGCATTCATCGCTTTTCTAGGAATGGATTTGCGAGTCTCGAAATCAGGACAGAAAGACGGTCGAAGGAGCTTGACCAAACGTGGAGATCCCGAGGCACGCCGACTTCTGCACAACGCGGCCATGTCGGCCAGCCGTACGTCAACCTGGAACGGGTTTTACCAGGAGCAAAGGGATCGAGGATTCAGTACCACGCAAGCGCTGGTGATACTGGCTCGCAAACTCGCTCGAATCGTATTCGCCCTGCTGAAAGGGCAGAGCGAATACCAACCGAAAGCAGGTTGA
- a CDS encoding DUF2288 domain-containing protein yields MTQEPSTLYAKLLGETASITWKELEPFFARGALLWVDPGLDLIAAAQAVATDEGEKVAAWLAADQLAKLSETRALDLFERDPELWAVVVSPWILIQERATS; encoded by the coding sequence ATGACTCAAGAACCTAGCACCCTCTATGCCAAGCTGCTTGGTGAAACCGCATCTATCACCTGGAAGGAGTTGGAACCGTTCTTCGCCAGGGGTGCCCTGTTATGGGTCGATCCTGGCCTGGATTTGATCGCCGCTGCGCAAGCTGTAGCCACCGATGAGGGTGAGAAAGTGGCTGCCTGGCTGGCCGCCGACCAGCTCGCCAAGCTGTCTGAAACGCGGGCGCTGGATCTTTTCGAACGTGATCCCGAGCTGTGGGCGGTGGTGGTTTCGCCGTGGATTCTGATCCAGGAAAGGGCGACGAGCTGA
- a CDS encoding spinster family MFS transporter — MQNSTQAANAWRILFLLFLANLFNFFDRTIPAIIIEPIRMEWHLSDFQLGIIGTAFTIVYAIAGLPLGRMADTGSRSKLMGWGLAAWSGLTAVNGLVGSFWSFLIVRMGIGIGEASYAPAANSLIGDLFPAHRRARAMGIFMLGLPLGLLLAFFTIGWMVKAFDSWRAPFFIAAVPGLILAVFMFFIKEPKRGAAESVQVSQERVDRPIRRVLAVPTFLWLVMAGLCFNFATYACNSFLVPMLQRYFLMPLQEAAVATGVIVGVTGLFGLTLGGWVADKIHQRIANGRLLFAAFSLIISTVCTAWALHSGRIEIGVFVAVFSVGWLFAYNFYTCVYTAIQDVVEPRLRATAMALFFAGLYLLGGGLGPVVVGALSDHFAHAAMLSAGAEQMTEAFKAVGLHDAMYLIPVALFFTMVFLVLASRCFVRDAKRMKDGLVGVTEPGISAATA; from the coding sequence ATGCAGAACTCGACCCAAGCGGCGAATGCCTGGCGCATTCTGTTCCTGCTGTTCCTGGCCAACCTGTTCAACTTCTTCGACCGTACCATCCCCGCCATCATCATCGAGCCGATCCGCATGGAGTGGCACCTCAGCGACTTTCAGCTGGGGATCATCGGCACTGCCTTTACCATCGTCTACGCCATCGCCGGCCTGCCTCTGGGGCGGATGGCCGATACCGGTTCGCGCAGCAAATTGATGGGCTGGGGCCTGGCGGCCTGGAGCGGGCTGACAGCCGTCAACGGGCTGGTGGGCAGCTTCTGGAGTTTCCTGATCGTGCGCATGGGCATTGGTATCGGCGAAGCCAGTTATGCGCCAGCGGCCAATTCGCTGATTGGCGACTTGTTCCCGGCTCACCGCCGGGCGCGGGCGATGGGCATTTTCATGCTCGGCCTGCCGTTGGGGCTGTTGCTCGCGTTCTTCACCATTGGCTGGATGGTCAAGGCGTTCGACAGCTGGCGTGCGCCGTTCTTCATCGCGGCGGTGCCGGGGCTGATCCTGGCGGTCTTCATGTTCTTCATCAAGGAGCCCAAACGCGGTGCCGCGGAAAGCGTGCAAGTCTCCCAGGAGCGGGTGGACCGGCCAATCCGTCGCGTCCTGGCGGTACCGACCTTCCTGTGGCTGGTGATGGCCGGCCTGTGCTTCAACTTCGCGACCTACGCCTGTAATTCGTTCCTGGTGCCGATGCTGCAGCGCTATTTCCTGATGCCGCTGCAGGAGGCGGCGGTGGCGACCGGGGTAATCGTCGGCGTCACCGGGTTGTTCGGCCTGACGCTGGGCGGCTGGGTCGCTGACAAGATCCACCAGCGCATCGCCAACGGTCGCCTGCTGTTTGCGGCCTTCAGCCTGATCATCTCGACGGTGTGCACGGCCTGGGCCCTGCATTCGGGGCGGATCGAGATCGGGGTGTTTGTGGCGGTATTCAGTGTGGGCTGGTTGTTCGCCTATAACTTCTACACCTGCGTATACACCGCCATTCAGGACGTGGTCGAACCGCGCCTGCGGGCGACGGCCATGGCGCTGTTCTTTGCCGGTTTGTATTTGCTCGGCGGTGGGTTGGGGCCGGTGGTAGTGGGCGCTCTGTCCGACCACTTTGCCCATGCCGCCATGCTGTCGGCCGGTGCCGAACAGATGACCGAGGCATTCAAGGCGGTCGGCCTGCATGATGCGATGTACCTGATCCCGGTGGCGTTGTTCTTCACCATGGTGTTTCTGGTCCTGGCTTCGCGGTGTTTTGTGCGCGATGCCAAGCGGATGAAGGATGGGTTGGTGGGGGTAACCGAGCCTGGGATTTCTGCAGCGACTGCGTGA